The following proteins are co-located in the Microcebus murinus isolate Inina chromosome 21, M.murinus_Inina_mat1.0, whole genome shotgun sequence genome:
- the MYOT gene encoding myotilin isoform X2, translated as MFNYERPKHFIQSQNPCGSRLQPPGPETSSFSSQTKQSSIVIQPRQSTEQRFSASSTVSSHITMSSSAFPGSNPGQRVTATYNQSPASFLSSILPSQPDYSSSKIPSTVDSNYQQSSAGQPINAKPSYTANAKPTPRTPDHEIQGSKEALIQDLERKLKCKDTLLHNGNQRLTYEEKMARRLLGPQNAAVVFQAQNDSDAQDLPQHNSEHARLQVPTSQVRSRSSSRGDVNDQDAIQEKFYPPRFIQVPENMSIEEGRFCRMDFKVSGLPAPDVSWYLNGRPVQSDDLHKMIVSEKGFHSLIFEVVRTSDAGAYACVARNRAGEATFTVQLDVLAKEHKRAPMFIYKPQSKKVFEGESVKLECQISAIPPPKLFWKRNNEMVQFNTDRISLYHDNAGRVTLLIKDVNKKDAGWYTVSAVNEAGVTTCNTRLDVTARPNQTLPAPKQLRVRPTFSKYLALNGRGLDVKQAFNPEGEFQRLAAQSGLYESEEL; from the exons ATGTTTAACTACGAACGTCCAAAACACTTCATCCAGTCCCAAAACCCGTGTGGCTCCAGACTGCAGCCTCCTGGACCAGAAACCTCCAGCTTCTCTAGCCAGACCAAACAGTCTTCCATCGTCATCCAGCCCCGCCAGAGCACAGAGCAAAGGTTTTCTGCCTCTTCAACAGTGAGCTCGCACATCACCATGTCCTCCTCTGCTTTCCCTGGCTCTAACCCAGGCCAAAGAGTTACAGCCACCTATAACCAGTCCCCTGCCAGCTTCCTCAGCTCCATATTACCATCACAGCCTGATTACAGTAGCAGTAAAATCCCTTCCACTGTGGACTCCAA ctatCAACAATCCTCAGCTGGCCAACCTATAAATGCTAAGCCATCCTACACTGCAAATGCTAAGCCCACACCAAGGACTCCTGATCATGAAATACAAGGATCAAAAGAAGCTCTGATTCAAGATTTGGAGAGAAAGCTGAAATGCAAGGACACCCTTCTTCATAATGGAAATCAA CGGCTAACGTATGAGGAGAAGATGGCTCGCAGATTGCTAGGACCCCAGAATGCAGCTGTCGTGTTTCAAGCTCAAAATGACAGTGATGCACAAGATTTGCCACag CACAACTCAGAACATGCACGATTGCAAGTTCCTACATCACAAGTaag aagtaGATCATCCTCAAGGGGAGATGTGAATGATCAGGACGCAATCCAGGAGAAATTTTACCCACCACGTTTCATTCAAGTGCCAGAGAACATGTCAATTGAAGAAGGAAGATTCTGCAGAATGGACTTCAaa GTGAGCGGACTGCCAGCTCCTGATGTGTCATGGTATCTAAACGGAAGACCAGTTCAATCAGATGATTTGCACAAAATGATAGTGTCTGAGAAGGGTTTTCATTCACTCATCTTTGAAGTGGTCAGAACTTCAGATGCAGGGGCTTACGCATGTGTTGCCAGGAATAGAGCGGGAGAAGCCACCTTCACTGTGCAGCTGGATGTCCTTG CAAAAGAACATAAAAGAGCACCAATGTTTATCTACAAACCACAGAGCAAAAAAGTTTTTGAGGGGGAATCAGTGAAACTAGAATGCCAAATTTCAGCTATACCTCCACCAAAgcttttctggaaaagaaataatgaaatggtACAATTCAACACAGACCGAATAAG tttatatCATGATAACGCTGGAAGAGTTACTTTACTGATAAAAGATGTAAACAAGAAAGATGCTGGGTGGTATACTGTGTCTGCAGTTAATGAAGCTGGAGTGACCACATGTAACACAAGATTGGATGTTACAG CGCGTCCAAACCAAACTCTTCCAGCTCCTAAGCAGTTACGTGTTCGACCAACCTTCAGCAAATATTTAGCACTTAACGGGAGAGGTTTGGATGTGAAACAAGCTTTTAACCCGGAAGGAGAATTTCAGCGTCTGGCAGCTCAATCTGGACTTTATGAAAGTGAAGAACTTTAA
- the MYOT gene encoding myotilin isoform X1, translating to MFNYERPKHFIQSQNPCGSRLQPPGPETSSFSSQTKQSSIVIQPRQSTEQRFSASSTVSSHITMSSSAFPGSNPGQRVTATYNQSPASFLSSILPSQPDYSSSKIPSTVDSNYQQSSAGQPINAKPSYTANAKPTPRTPDHEIQGSKEALIQDLERKLKCKDTLLHNGNQRLTYEEKMARRLLGPQNAAVVFQAQNDSDAQDLPQQHNSEHARLQVPTSQVRSRSSSRGDVNDQDAIQEKFYPPRFIQVPENMSIEEGRFCRMDFKVSGLPAPDVSWYLNGRPVQSDDLHKMIVSEKGFHSLIFEVVRTSDAGAYACVARNRAGEATFTVQLDVLAKEHKRAPMFIYKPQSKKVFEGESVKLECQISAIPPPKLFWKRNNEMVQFNTDRISLYHDNAGRVTLLIKDVNKKDAGWYTVSAVNEAGVTTCNTRLDVTARPNQTLPAPKQLRVRPTFSKYLALNGRGLDVKQAFNPEGEFQRLAAQSGLYESEEL from the exons ATGTTTAACTACGAACGTCCAAAACACTTCATCCAGTCCCAAAACCCGTGTGGCTCCAGACTGCAGCCTCCTGGACCAGAAACCTCCAGCTTCTCTAGCCAGACCAAACAGTCTTCCATCGTCATCCAGCCCCGCCAGAGCACAGAGCAAAGGTTTTCTGCCTCTTCAACAGTGAGCTCGCACATCACCATGTCCTCCTCTGCTTTCCCTGGCTCTAACCCAGGCCAAAGAGTTACAGCCACCTATAACCAGTCCCCTGCCAGCTTCCTCAGCTCCATATTACCATCACAGCCTGATTACAGTAGCAGTAAAATCCCTTCCACTGTGGACTCCAA ctatCAACAATCCTCAGCTGGCCAACCTATAAATGCTAAGCCATCCTACACTGCAAATGCTAAGCCCACACCAAGGACTCCTGATCATGAAATACAAGGATCAAAAGAAGCTCTGATTCAAGATTTGGAGAGAAAGCTGAAATGCAAGGACACCCTTCTTCATAATGGAAATCAA CGGCTAACGTATGAGGAGAAGATGGCTCGCAGATTGCTAGGACCCCAGAATGCAGCTGTCGTGTTTCAAGCTCAAAATGACAGTGATGCACAAGATTTGCCACag cAGCACAACTCAGAACATGCACGATTGCAAGTTCCTACATCACAAGTaag aagtaGATCATCCTCAAGGGGAGATGTGAATGATCAGGACGCAATCCAGGAGAAATTTTACCCACCACGTTTCATTCAAGTGCCAGAGAACATGTCAATTGAAGAAGGAAGATTCTGCAGAATGGACTTCAaa GTGAGCGGACTGCCAGCTCCTGATGTGTCATGGTATCTAAACGGAAGACCAGTTCAATCAGATGATTTGCACAAAATGATAGTGTCTGAGAAGGGTTTTCATTCACTCATCTTTGAAGTGGTCAGAACTTCAGATGCAGGGGCTTACGCATGTGTTGCCAGGAATAGAGCGGGAGAAGCCACCTTCACTGTGCAGCTGGATGTCCTTG CAAAAGAACATAAAAGAGCACCAATGTTTATCTACAAACCACAGAGCAAAAAAGTTTTTGAGGGGGAATCAGTGAAACTAGAATGCCAAATTTCAGCTATACCTCCACCAAAgcttttctggaaaagaaataatgaaatggtACAATTCAACACAGACCGAATAAG tttatatCATGATAACGCTGGAAGAGTTACTTTACTGATAAAAGATGTAAACAAGAAAGATGCTGGGTGGTATACTGTGTCTGCAGTTAATGAAGCTGGAGTGACCACATGTAACACAAGATTGGATGTTACAG CGCGTCCAAACCAAACTCTTCCAGCTCCTAAGCAGTTACGTGTTCGACCAACCTTCAGCAAATATTTAGCACTTAACGGGAGAGGTTTGGATGTGAAACAAGCTTTTAACCCGGAAGGAGAATTTCAGCGTCTGGCAGCTCAATCTGGACTTTATGAAAGTGAAGAACTTTAA
- the MYOT gene encoding myotilin isoform X3, with the protein MARRLLGPQNAAVVFQAQNDSDAQDLPQQHNSEHARLQVPTSQVRSRSSSRGDVNDQDAIQEKFYPPRFIQVPENMSIEEGRFCRMDFKVSGLPAPDVSWYLNGRPVQSDDLHKMIVSEKGFHSLIFEVVRTSDAGAYACVARNRAGEATFTVQLDVLAKEHKRAPMFIYKPQSKKVFEGESVKLECQISAIPPPKLFWKRNNEMVQFNTDRISLYHDNAGRVTLLIKDVNKKDAGWYTVSAVNEAGVTTCNTRLDVTARPNQTLPAPKQLRVRPTFSKYLALNGRGLDVKQAFNPEGEFQRLAAQSGLYESEEL; encoded by the exons ATGGCTCGCAGATTGCTAGGACCCCAGAATGCAGCTGTCGTGTTTCAAGCTCAAAATGACAGTGATGCACAAGATTTGCCACag cAGCACAACTCAGAACATGCACGATTGCAAGTTCCTACATCACAAGTaag aagtaGATCATCCTCAAGGGGAGATGTGAATGATCAGGACGCAATCCAGGAGAAATTTTACCCACCACGTTTCATTCAAGTGCCAGAGAACATGTCAATTGAAGAAGGAAGATTCTGCAGAATGGACTTCAaa GTGAGCGGACTGCCAGCTCCTGATGTGTCATGGTATCTAAACGGAAGACCAGTTCAATCAGATGATTTGCACAAAATGATAGTGTCTGAGAAGGGTTTTCATTCACTCATCTTTGAAGTGGTCAGAACTTCAGATGCAGGGGCTTACGCATGTGTTGCCAGGAATAGAGCGGGAGAAGCCACCTTCACTGTGCAGCTGGATGTCCTTG CAAAAGAACATAAAAGAGCACCAATGTTTATCTACAAACCACAGAGCAAAAAAGTTTTTGAGGGGGAATCAGTGAAACTAGAATGCCAAATTTCAGCTATACCTCCACCAAAgcttttctggaaaagaaataatgaaatggtACAATTCAACACAGACCGAATAAG tttatatCATGATAACGCTGGAAGAGTTACTTTACTGATAAAAGATGTAAACAAGAAAGATGCTGGGTGGTATACTGTGTCTGCAGTTAATGAAGCTGGAGTGACCACATGTAACACAAGATTGGATGTTACAG CGCGTCCAAACCAAACTCTTCCAGCTCCTAAGCAGTTACGTGTTCGACCAACCTTCAGCAAATATTTAGCACTTAACGGGAGAGGTTTGGATGTGAAACAAGCTTTTAACCCGGAAGGAGAATTTCAGCGTCTGGCAGCTCAATCTGGACTTTATGAAAGTGAAGAACTTTAA